The Eikenella corrodens genome segment ATCATGTAGTCCCATAAGTCAAACAGCGTTTTGCCAAACAGCTTCCATTCGGAGAGTACGCCAAACGAGAGCGCGGAGGGAATACCGACAATAAAAATCGCCGTGCCGATCAGCCAAGTAGTTTTACTGCGTTTGCTTTCATCTTCGCGGATGGCGGCGGCAATCACGGTTTCCAGCATGGAGAAGGCGGAAGTGAGCGTGGCAAATACCACCAGCAGCATAAACACGGCAAACAGGATTTGCCCCAGCGGCAGTTTCATAAACACGGCAGGCAACACCACGAAAATCAGCCCCGGCCCCTGCCCCGGCTCAAAGTTGAAGGCGAACACAGCGGGGAAAATCACCAAACCGGCCAACAAAGACACCAGCAAATTCATCCACATAATGCTGTTGCCAGAGCGGAACAAATCCTGTTTTTTGTCCAAATAAGCGGCATAAGTAATCATGGTGGACACGCCCAGGCTCAGCGCAAAAAAGGCCTGCCCCAGCGCGGTGAGCATGGTTTGCGGCGTGAAGTGCGACCAATCAGGCTTGAGCAGGAAAGAGATGCCCACCGTCGCACCATCCAGCGTGAGCGAGCGCACCGCCAGCAATAACAGCAACACAAACAGCGCGGGCATCATGTATTTGTTTGCCCGTTCGATGCCTGCCGCAATGCCGCTTTTCACCACCCACACCGTCATCAGCATAAACAGCCCCTGATAGGCGATTGAGCCGGCCGGGCTGGAAATCGTGCTGCCGAACAGCGCGCCGAAATCTGCATTTTGGTGGATGCTGCCGTCAAACGCATGCACCACATAATTCAATACCCAACCGCCCACTACGCTGTAGAACGACAGCAAAATAAAGCAGGCAAACACGCCCATACGCCCGATCCACGGCCACAGGCTGTTTGGCGCGAGCGTTTTAAACGCATCCACCGCGTTT includes the following:
- a CDS encoding sodium-dependent transporter — protein: MKSPASWSSKIGFILSAAGSAIGLGAIWKFPYTAGTNGGAVFVLMFLVFTVLVALPVQLAEFYIGRKSGKNAVDAFKTLAPNSLWPWIGRMGVFACFILLSFYSVVGGWVLNYVVHAFDGSIHQNADFGALFGSTISSPAGSIAYQGLFMLMTVWVVKSGIAAGIERANKYMMPALFVLLLLLAVRSLTLDGATVGISFLLKPDWSHFTPQTMLTALGQAFFALSLGVSTMITYAAYLDKKQDLFRSGNSIMWMNLLVSLLAGLVIFPAVFAFNFEPGQGPGLIFVVLPAVFMKLPLGQILFAVFMLLVVFATLTSAFSMLETVIAAAIREDESKRSKTTWLIGTAIFIVGIPSALSFGVLSEWKLFGKTLFDLWDYMITALIMPISSLLVAVFVGWIRQKSDVFEHMREGSSVPQAVIALWLNALRFLAPVAILLVFANTLGWI